A genomic window from Silene latifolia isolate original U9 population chromosome 11, ASM4854445v1, whole genome shotgun sequence includes:
- the LOC141614212 gene encoding uncharacterized protein LOC141614212 encodes MKVVELQENKWKLVMRSGFHNHALTLYCDGDRYFAKFDEEELAYIDAQVRAHVRPAIISAGLHQRNPEKSRPNQRQIYNRSQKVRAEERDGRNPAQQMLAFAVQHKYVHYWVTDQETDELTHVFMAHPEAVKMFRSYYYVVLIDSTYKTNLYRLPLVEMVGVTPVGKSFVIAYALVKHESEDGYLWVLRKLKALLNDIVQPNIMLLLLIARQVC; translated from the coding sequence ATGAAAGTTGTTGAATTACAAGAGAATAAGTGGAAGCTTGTCATGAGATCCGGGTTTCATAATCATGCTTtaacgttgtattgtgacggcgacaGATACTTTGCAAAGTTTGATGAAGAGGAGTTGGCTTATATCGATGCCCAAGTTAGAGCTCACGTTAGACCGGCAATTATTAGTGCGGGTTTGCATCAGCGGAATCCGGAAAAGTCAAGACCTAATCAACGACAAATCTACAATCGTTCTCAGAAAGTAAGGGCCGAGGAAAGGGATGGGAGAAACCCGGCACAACAAATGCTAGCATTTGCGGTTCAGCATAAGTACGTTCATTATTGGGTCACTGATCAGGAGACCGATGAGCTAACCCACGTGTTCATGGCTCATCCAGAAGCCGTTAAGATGTTTCGATCATACTATTATGTGGTACTGATCGATTCCACGTACAAGACAAATTTataccgtcttccgcttgttgaGATGGTTGGAGTCACACCCGTCGGGAAGAGCTTTGTCATCGCGTATGCTCTTGTGAAGCATGAGTCCGAGGATGGATATCTGTGGGTCTTACGGAAACTGAAGGCCCTTCTCAATGATATTGTTCAACCTAATATAATGCTATTGTTACTGATTGCGAGGCAGGTTTGTTGA
- the LOC141612005 gene encoding uncharacterized protein LOC141612005, giving the protein MGWWDSGDGEIRVLIAPDAGVSERGAGHMISLRHPKSGTATSYLFVNDGLQELQWFKQSHCSWFLGDYVCEDGSIYTSTPVDPVFIMLPIFEDARMKKGEDPGKFRQLDEIMFVDGYPGYQHLLGISEKSMCIVCEVKEIGSTKFFRLDDSKVLAWLCKKVERLKQTLLTLDKNYAAQDEKRTLADVVLMLGEYLRNEPWMELLCNHLRLNLQELTVKAVDQYSSTPDTAPQPFTQENGSSGSVDKKVAKIGRQAKKLKPETNSRNIKDMFSRATRSRTKPT; this is encoded by the exons ATGGGTTGGTGGGATAGTGGTGATGGtgaaattagggttcttattGCTCCTG ATGCAGGTGTTTCTGAGAGAGGTGCAGGACACATGATCTCGCTTCGCCATCCTAAATCCG GAACTGCAACAAGTTACCTCTTCGTTAATGATGGTCTTCAAGAACTTCAGTGGTTCAAGCAATCGCATTGCTCGTGGTTTTTGGGAGACTATGTCTGCGAAG ATGGAAGCATATATACATCAACACCAGTTGATCCCGTCTTTATTATGCTACCAATATTCGAGGATGCTCGAATGAAG AAGGGAGAAGATCCAGGGAAATTCAGACAATTAGATGAGATTATGTTTGTTGATGGTTATCCTGGGTATCAGCATTTGTTGGGAATCTCTGAGAAATCAATGTGCATTGTTTGTGAAGTTAAAG AAATTGGATCTACAAAGTTCTTCAGGCTGGATGATTCTAAGGTCTTAGCATGGTTGTGTAAGAAG GTTGAAAGACTAAAACAAACTTTGCTTACACTGGACAAGAACTATGCTGCTCAGGATGAAAAACGTACAT TGGCGGATGTTGTATTAATGTTGGGCGAGTATTTGAGGAATGAGCCTTGGATGGAACTTCTATGTAATCATCTCAG ATTGAATTTGCAAGAGCTGACGGTGAAAGCGGTGGACCAGTATTCGTCCACGCCTGATACTGCACCTCAACCCTTCACTCAG GAAAATGGATCATCGGGGTCTGTAGACAAGAAGGTGGCCAAGATCGGGAGGCAGGCTAAAAAGCTGAAGCCTGAGACCAATTCACGTAACATAAAAGACATGTTTTCAAGAGCCACAAGAAGCAGAACTAAGCCAACTTAG